The nucleotide window TTCGCGACTTCATGTGGCCCGAGGTGGCCGCCATCCGAAATACCCGTGGTAAGACGGGGCAGCACGCCCAGCAGCGCCGATGTACGCGGAAACGTCATCCGGCACGCCGGGCACTCCGGCGCGCCGGGAGCCAGCGGGGATCGGCAGAACGGACACAGCATCGGCAGGGAATCTAACCGATGTGGACGATAAGGAAAGCCCGCAAGCATGAAGGCTCACTGCACCGTGATCACCATGCGCTCTCCCATGCCACGGTACACCTCGTATTCTCCGGGTCCCGCATACAGGCTGGACACCCGGAAGAGCACCAGTGGATCGCCCGCGGCCAATCCCTTGCCATCCAGCTTGTTTGTCGAAGGTGCGCGATCCGGCTCCGTGACGGTCGCTTGGAATATCGGACCGCTGCAGGTGATCTCCACGATTCTTCTGAGCCCGTTGACCGTCGTCACCGTAGCCGTGGCCCGCAGTTGGCTGTCAACTTCCACAGCCGACACCGTGGCATCTGAAATCGAAGCCCCGTTCGCACCGAAGAGTTTCACCGTGATCCTGCGGGCAGCTCTTCCGTCCTTCTTCTCCACCGGCTTGGAAGCTTCTGCTTCCGCGGCAGAAAACATCGGCACCGCGGCCAGAACTCCGGACAACAACACAACCGACAACAGTTTGATTCGTTTCATGGCTTTTTGATTCCGCGCTAGGACTGACGGGAACGTGGAATGATTCAATGCTTTTGCCACTCCGGCTCTCCCGCCGCCACCGCTTTCGTCTTGGCACTGTCGCTCCCCCGCCCCACGCTCCCCGGCACACATGCAACGCTTTGCCAACAAAACGGCCGTGGTCACCGGTGCCGGACGCGGGATCGGCCAGGAAATCGCCAAAGCCCTCGCCGCCGAGGGCGCGAAGGTCGCCGTCGTGAGCCGCAGCGAATCGAGCTGCGGAAAAGCAGCCGAGGAAATCAACGCCCTCTACCCCGGCTCCGCCACCGCCTACGCCGTGGACGTGGCCGATCACGCCGCCGTACAGGAACTCGCCAAGAAGATCGGCGACGAACTCGGCACCGTGAACATCCTCGTGAACAACGCCGGTGTCACCCGCGATGGCTTGCTCATGCGCATGAAGGAGGAGGACTGGGACACCGTGCTCGATACCAATCTCAAGGGCGCCTTCAACACCGTGAAGGGCTTCATGCGCGTGCTGATGAAGGCCGAGGACCCACGCATCATCAACATCGCCTCCGTCATCGGCCTCATCGGCAATGCCGGGCAGGCGAACTACTCCGCCTCCAAGGCTGGCCTCATCGGCTACACCAAGGCTGTCGCCCGCGAGCTCTCCGGCCGCAAGGTGACCTGCAACGCGGTCGCTCCCGGCTTCATCACCACCGATATGACGGACGAACTGCCGGAAGCCGTCCGCGCCGAGGTGCTAAAGAAAATCCCGCTCGGTGACTTCGGCAAGACCGACGACATTTCCGCCGCCGTGCTCTTCCTCGCCAGCCCGGCGGCCCGCTACATCACCGGCCAGGTGCTGGCGGTCGATGGCGGCATGACCATGTAATCAACGCCACCGGCTCTCCTCCCAAATGGAACTCCTCATTCTCCGCCACGGCAAAGCCGAGGACCACGGTCACCCCGGAGGCGACGGCGAACGCGCGCTGGTGGAGAAGGGATACAAGCAGGCACGGCGTGCGGGTGAACTCGCGAAGGCCGCAGACCTGCTGCCGGATCTGGTCCTCAC belongs to Luteolibacter ambystomatis and includes:
- the fabG gene encoding 3-oxoacyl-[acyl-carrier-protein] reductase, producing MQRFANKTAVVTGAGRGIGQEIAKALAAEGAKVAVVSRSESSCGKAAEEINALYPGSATAYAVDVADHAAVQELAKKIGDELGTVNILVNNAGVTRDGLLMRMKEEDWDTVLDTNLKGAFNTVKGFMRVLMKAEDPRIINIASVIGLIGNAGQANYSASKAGLIGYTKAVARELSGRKVTCNAVAPGFITTDMTDELPEAVRAEVLKKIPLGDFGKTDDISAAVLFLASPAARYITGQVLAVDGGMTM